GTTAATGGCGGAATCCAATTTGATTGTGAAATCCCATCAATACCCAGTTGCAGATGAATGGCAAGAGCTTTAGTTAGAGGCATTTCTTGTCTCTTTCTCCCTACATTTCGACGTTAtcactcttcttcttcctctaatAATCTCCCTTTTTCCCATCAAATTTTAACCTGCCTCAAATCTCAATGGTTGAAGacgaaaaaaatcaaacaaatttatGCCATCTTGATAACTTCTGGTCGTGTAAAAATACCATTTTTTGGAAGTAAGTTGCTCAAATTTTCATCCCAAATTGGTGATTTGCGTGATACTTTGTGGGTTTTTAACAGCATTGATTTTCCAGATATAGTTTGTTATAACACTGTGATTAAGGCTTACTCTGGTAGTTTATTTCCATCAAATGGTGTCAAGTTTTATTTTGAGATGCTGAAATCTGGGGTTTTTCCCAATTCTTATACTTTTCCTCCGTTGTTGGGTTGTTGTGCTAAAGTGGGTAGTTGTAGAACAGGTGAAGTGTGCCATGGTCAACTCATTAAGAATGGGTTTGATGGTGTGATGCAAATACAGAATTCTTTGATTCATATGTATGCTAGTTGTCGGGTGATTGAGCTTGCCCTTAAGGTGTTTGATGTTATGCTTGAGAGAGATTTGGTGTCTTGGAATTCAATCTCTGAtgcttttgtgaaagttggtgATATGAACACTGCACACAAGTTGTTTGATGCAATGCCTGAGAAAAATGTTGTGTCTTGGAACATTATGATGACGGGGTACTTAGAAAGGCACAACCCTGGCTGTGTGTTGAAACTTTATAGACAGATGATTAGATGTGGATTATTGGGGAACGACACGACTATGGTTAATGTGCTTGCTGCTTGCGCGAGATCTGGTAGGTGGAAAGAGGGAGCATCTGTTCATGGTTTTCTTGTGAGGAGGCTGTGGAATTTGAGCTTGATAATGAACACTACCCTTATTGATATGTATAGTAAATGCCAAAAGGTAGAGGTGGCTCGTTGTATTTTTGATGGCCTACTTCAAAGGAATATAGTGTGTTGGAATTCAATGGTCTTAGGGCATTGTCTTTATGGCAAACCTGAAGATGGAATTCATTTATTTGAAGATATGATGTATTTTGTTGGGGTAGATAGGAAAGCTGAAGGTCATGGGTATGTGCCTGTCGGTGGAAGACATCAGGTGCTCCCCGATGAAATCACATACATCGGTGTTCTATGTGCATGCACACGTGCAGGGCTGTTAGAAAAAGGGAAGTTCTATTTTGATCAGATGGTAAATTTGTTTGACATAAAACCTAATTTTGCGCATCATTGGTGCTTGGCAAATCTACTGGCAAGTAAAGGGCTGGTAAAAGAAGCAGTGGAAACGGTTAGGAAAGTTAACGAGTCTGTTGGTGGTATGCCATCAGGATCATGTTTATGGGCGAGTTTGCTTAGTTCATGCAGATTCCAGGGTGATTCGTCTATTGCAGAACAAGTAGCAAAGACATTAATTGAAATAGAACCACAAAATACAATGTGTTATGCATTACTCTTGAATATTTATGCTGCTGGTGGTAGGTGGGAGGAGGCTGCTGAGGTGAAAGAACTGATGAAAAAAACAGAGGCTGGAAAACTGTATGGTTGTAGTCTTGTAGACTTGATTGAAATTGTTCACAATTTTAGATTAAGAGATGGGAAAGAGTATGCAATGGAGATGGCTAAGATGGTGGATAGAGGATGTTTGCACGATGGAGCTGTCAATGACCATGGCTGAATGTCATACTATAATCTCAGAGCTTAATTGCTTATGATGTATCATTGCATTTTCCATATTGATGTCTAACTGGTGCAAATTATTCAGATACTGTAAATGGTGTTGATGATGGTCTGTAGCGCAAATTTACACAGCATCTGGTAAAGAATTGCTCAGTTAATGGCGTCATTGCCGAGGACTCGGGTAAATTGGTGGCTTTATGTAAGGGAAAGGGGATGGATGAAATGACGGGAGCGCCCTATGAGAGGGGGCAGCTTTCTTGAGGTCGAAAATTCTTATACATGTTCAGACCTCAACTTTGTGTTAGTGTACCAGAGTATTTCTCTTAACCTTTTCCAGACTAATGGTTCACCTTTCATTTCTTATACTCATTTGATGCTTCACTTTGTCTATCAGTTGCCTTGAACAGTTGAACGTTCTGCTTAAAGCTGTACCACACTTCCTATCAGTTTCCTTGAACAATCAAACATTAAGAGTCTGCAATTCTGCATGGTTCGTCTAAAACGAGGCTCAAACACAATCAAAGAACAATACATTATCACAGTCAACAAGTTCTTTTAAGGCTCGAGTGTTGCCATTTTATTCTTGAGTTTGCAACATAAGATCTTTGAAGgctgttctttttctttttgggtcCAGTTTCTGTAATCTGAAGATTTGACCATTATCATTATGACTAACTGATGATATTTACATGTAGAGTATAACTCAGAAAAGATTTTTGCTATAGATTAAACTTCTCATCTATCAAATATGCAGGAGTAATAATACTGTAGATAATGATTAAAACTTTGATAGGATAAATCACCTTTATAAATAAATGAACCGAatatttattgaaaaataatctaGTTGGAATGGAACTTTCAAAACCAAGCCATAGGTCACATTCAATCCGAAGGTCAGGCCAAGTACCTGTAAGGTTGCAACTTAACAAACAGGTTCACACCCTAAGGCGCAACTTAAAATGCAGCAAGAACTCGTAATAGCTTAGTCTCACAGAAATCAGATACATATGTTTTTAAGGCAAAGTACTCAACAAATCCCATAAATGATTACACGATAGAAGGTGTGATTGTATGAAAATGGGGCATACCAACAGTAACAAGCAAGCACCCACTAGCAGCCACCCTCCAAAAGACTACTATTATTTACAATCCATCTTCGTCTCATAATTGAAGATTGTATTCTAAAGAGAGGAGAATACAGATGAGATCAAGTCTGGACAATATCAACTACAAGATGCATAAAAACAGTGACATGTTCATAGAATAACCAAACACATCCTTCCCATAAATTTGATTCTCTTCTGTGCCCATGAACATCATCTTTCCCATAAGTTTGATTGCATCAGTTCTGTGCCATGAACATCATTCAAAGGCCCATTGATTCTCCCTGCGAACCTCCTCCTCTTCCTCCGGGGTGAAGTCGTTCTTGATGTTGAACGTCTTTCTGATCTCCTCGGGTGTCTTTCCCTTGATCATGTCGGCAACAGTTTGACAAGTCAAGTCCAGCAAGCTCTTAATATTCAGGTAGTTGGCAgcctgaaattttgaaaaaaaaaatcaatcaattaGTAATCATTATTAACAAAAGTATGTTCAATACTTTAATGACAACATCAACCAAGAATCTTGTTGCACCTAAGACGCATTATTAATCATAAAAAGGACCAAAACTCAGTCAACTAAATACAGAAAGCATTCTAGCTTATCAGGGgggaaaaaacaagaa
This genomic stretch from Spinacia oleracea cultivar Varoflay chromosome 3, BTI_SOV_V1, whole genome shotgun sequence harbors:
- the LOC110803588 gene encoding pentatricopeptide repeat-containing protein At3g51320, with protein sequence MARALVRGISCLFLPTFRRYHSSSSSNNLPFSHQILTCLKSQWLKTKKIKQIYAILITSGRVKIPFFGSKLLKFSSQIGDLRDTLWVFNSIDFPDIVCYNTVIKAYSGSLFPSNGVKFYFEMLKSGVFPNSYTFPPLLGCCAKVGSCRTGEVCHGQLIKNGFDGVMQIQNSLIHMYASCRVIELALKVFDVMLERDLVSWNSISDAFVKVGDMNTAHKLFDAMPEKNVVSWNIMMTGYLERHNPGCVLKLYRQMIRCGLLGNDTTMVNVLAACARSGRWKEGASVHGFLVRRLWNLSLIMNTTLIDMYSKCQKVEVARCIFDGLLQRNIVCWNSMVLGHCLYGKPEDGIHLFEDMMYFVGVDRKAEGHGYVPVGGRHQVLPDEITYIGVLCACTRAGLLEKGKFYFDQMVNLFDIKPNFAHHWCLANLLASKGLVKEAVETVRKVNESVGGMPSGSCLWASLLSSCRFQGDSSIAEQVAKTLIEIEPQNTMCYALLLNIYAAGGRWEEAAEVKELMKKTEAGKLYGCSLVDLIEIVHNFRLRDGKEYAMEMAKMVDRGCLHDGAVNDHG